From the genome of Halobellus litoreus, one region includes:
- a CDS encoding DUF6663 family protein, producing the protein MIPQTTGRYRVLGRPRDPDELLLVSLADADDGSGSTDADPAPERSAAAGAESTFDPAYVETTGYEGELADAVAALAPGTLVDATLAWVDGDPRFESVDVVAESSFEFYDGVTGIFEAAKEAWMVAEADNAAMNGRVTKNTDGEPNGALYVFAKQSGARDLFEEFRTGVTPIDPLVRRADEGESVPPEAEQPRAVFVLRPVDEPFLVVYVVFRRDGVLAETIRSTYVGPE; encoded by the coding sequence ATGATCCCGCAAACGACCGGCCGGTACCGCGTCCTCGGACGGCCGCGCGACCCCGACGAACTCCTGCTCGTGTCGCTCGCCGATGCCGACGATGGGTCGGGGTCGACAGACGCCGATCCGGCTCCGGAGCGAAGCGCCGCGGCCGGCGCGGAGTCGACCTTCGACCCGGCGTACGTCGAGACGACGGGCTACGAGGGTGAACTCGCCGACGCCGTCGCCGCGCTCGCTCCCGGGACGCTCGTCGACGCGACGCTCGCGTGGGTCGACGGCGACCCCCGGTTCGAGTCCGTCGACGTCGTCGCCGAGAGCTCCTTCGAGTTCTACGACGGCGTCACCGGCATCTTCGAGGCGGCGAAGGAGGCGTGGATGGTCGCCGAGGCGGACAACGCGGCGATGAACGGGCGCGTGACGAAGAACACCGACGGCGAGCCGAACGGTGCGCTGTACGTGTTCGCGAAGCAGTCGGGGGCCCGCGACCTCTTCGAGGAGTTCAGGACCGGCGTGACGCCGATCGATCCGCTCGTCCGCCGCGCAGACGAGGGCGAGTCGGTGCCGCCCGAGGCCGAGCAACCGCGCGCGGTGTTCGTGTTGCGACCGGTCGACGAGCCGTTTCTCGTCGTGTACGTGGTGTTCCGGCGCGACGGCGTGTTGGCGGAGACGATCCGATCGACGTACGTCGGACCGGAGTGA
- a CDS encoding DUF7114 family protein, whose product MDDAVRVRDAAHEAVEDVEPDRLREVLFERLSDAPMTPAVLALVSARAPETGVDTDADGLAERAAGVQLIYEGLRLTRSLAHEEPWTRVAEGDVSGDIAADLDVLAADVFVSRGFYLLARTDAAGRAVDVVRAFGRDQTLRRGEGADVESLDRNLESDVFALAVVAGTTAAGATPSPALLEYAAELGRDCDADGELRPAETVLSEATVERIASLSAVGGSDDRVPSSATDP is encoded by the coding sequence ATGGACGACGCCGTGCGGGTCCGCGACGCCGCGCACGAGGCGGTCGAAGACGTCGAACCCGACCGGCTCCGGGAGGTACTGTTCGAGCGCCTCTCCGACGCGCCGATGACGCCGGCCGTGTTGGCGCTTGTGAGCGCTCGCGCACCCGAAACCGGAGTTGACACCGACGCCGACGGCCTCGCAGAGCGCGCTGCCGGCGTACAGTTGATCTACGAAGGCCTTCGGCTCACTCGATCGCTGGCCCACGAGGAGCCCTGGACGCGAGTCGCGGAGGGCGACGTCTCCGGCGATATCGCCGCCGATCTCGACGTGCTCGCCGCCGACGTGTTCGTCTCCCGGGGGTTCTACCTGCTGGCCCGGACCGACGCCGCCGGCCGAGCGGTCGACGTGGTCCGCGCCTTCGGGCGGGATCAGACGCTCAGGCGCGGCGAGGGGGCCGACGTCGAGTCGCTCGATCGGAACCTCGAGTCGGACGTCTTCGCCCTCGCGGTCGTCGCCGGCACGACGGCCGCCGGCGCGACGCCCTCGCCAGCCCTGCTGGAGTATGCCGCCGAACTGGGCCGCGACTGCGACGCCGACGGCGAGTTACGCCCGGCCGAGACGGTGCTCTCGGAGGCGACCGTCGAGCGCATCGCGTCGCTGTCGGCCGTCGGCGGCTCTGACGATCGAGTCCCGTCGTCGGCGACGGACCCGTGA
- a CDS encoding riboflavin synthase, whose translation MFTGIVETTGTVVEANDDEGGRRLRIEVGGGDGEERISTGNRTAGESEDGDSGAGVAYDDLHHGQSIAVNGVCLTVEAFRTTPVPTFEVFLAAETVEKTYLGEVAAGDRVNLERALAADGRFDGHLVQGHVDTTAEVTGVERVGDDWYFEFALPPDVKQYVVQKGSITVDGISLTVADRGDDRFAVAIIPTTYDLTTLSEKAVGDPVHLEVDVVAKYVEQMVAGYRDAIEQA comes from the coding sequence ATGTTCACCGGAATCGTCGAGACGACGGGTACCGTCGTCGAGGCGAACGACGACGAGGGCGGCCGACGGCTCAGAATCGAAGTCGGGGGCGGAGACGGTGAGGAGCGCATCTCCACCGGAAACCGGACAGCGGGCGAATCCGAGGACGGCGATTCCGGCGCGGGCGTCGCGTACGACGACCTCCACCACGGCCAATCGATCGCCGTCAACGGCGTCTGTCTGACCGTCGAGGCGTTCCGGACCACTCCAGTCCCGACGTTCGAGGTGTTTCTGGCCGCCGAGACCGTCGAGAAAACCTACCTCGGCGAGGTGGCGGCGGGCGATCGGGTAAACCTCGAACGCGCGCTCGCCGCCGACGGCCGGTTCGACGGCCACCTCGTGCAGGGGCACGTCGACACGACGGCCGAGGTGACGGGCGTCGAGCGCGTCGGCGACGACTGGTACTTCGAGTTCGCGCTGCCGCCGGACGTGAAGCAGTACGTCGTGCAGAAGGGATCGATCACGGTCGACGGGATCAGCCTCACCGTCGCCGACCGCGGCGACGACCGCTTCGCCGTCGCGATCATCCCCACGACGTACGACCTGACGACGCTCTCCGAGAAGGCCGTGGGCGATCCGGTGCACCTGGAAGTGGACGTCGTCGCGAAGTACGTCGAGCAGATGGTCGCGGGCTACCGGGACGCCATCGAGCAGGCGTAG
- a CDS encoding PrsW family intramembrane metalloprotease has translation MRDRKDPIEEAAGDSMDLYDVATWDVRTPLDKASALIWRIAAGSARLAVVGFAFLLLLGIGGLAALTDPQIGLLTLLSAVPAIGLAAYVYSTDVTSSEPLSLLVATFLLGVLTANFAAVLNTVLRPYFQVLGFLGTALFFYIVVGPVEEVVKLLAVRLYAYTDDRFDAVLDGTVYGAMAGLGFAVIENALYITRQLPDQGLDVGLGLIGVGGGITAIRALAGPGHVIYSAIAGYYLGLAKFNPGNRGPIVVKGILLAAFVHATYNTTVGIGSGIIGAVTGLSGLAPFLIYVVLYDGVFGLFLLRKIQKYRDSYRQAHTPPATESDFESELTEFE, from the coding sequence ATGCGGGACAGAAAGGATCCGATCGAAGAGGCTGCAGGGGACTCGATGGACCTCTACGACGTGGCTACCTGGGACGTGCGAACCCCGCTGGACAAGGCGTCGGCGCTCATCTGGCGGATCGCCGCCGGATCGGCCCGGCTCGCCGTGGTCGGGTTCGCGTTTCTCCTGCTCCTCGGTATCGGCGGTCTCGCGGCGCTGACCGACCCGCAGATCGGCCTGCTCACGCTCCTCTCGGCGGTTCCGGCGATCGGTCTGGCCGCGTACGTCTACTCGACGGACGTGACGTCGAGCGAACCGCTGTCGCTCCTGGTGGCGACGTTCCTCCTCGGCGTCCTGACGGCGAACTTCGCGGCCGTCCTCAACACCGTTCTCCGGCCGTACTTCCAGGTGCTCGGGTTTCTCGGGACGGCGCTGTTCTTCTACATCGTCGTCGGGCCGGTCGAGGAGGTAGTGAAACTGCTGGCCGTTCGGCTGTACGCCTACACCGACGACCGGTTCGACGCCGTCCTCGACGGGACAGTCTACGGCGCGATGGCCGGCCTCGGCTTCGCCGTCATCGAAAACGCGCTCTACATCACCCGACAGCTCCCGGACCAGGGACTCGACGTGGGTCTCGGCCTCATCGGCGTCGGCGGCGGCATCACCGCGATCAGGGCGCTCGCCGGGCCGGGACACGTCATCTACTCGGCCATCGCGGGCTACTACCTCGGCCTCGCGAAGTTCAACCCGGGCAACCGGGGACCGATCGTCGTGAAGGGCATCCTGCTGGCGGCGTTCGTCCACGCGACGTACAACACCACCGTCGGGATCGGATCCGGCATCATCGGCGCCGTGACCGGGCTCTCGGGTCTCGCGCCGTTCCTGATCTACGTCGTGCTCTACGACGGCGTCTTCGGGCTCTTCCTCCTCCGGAAGATCCAGAAGTACCGCGACAGCTACCGCCAGGCGCACACGCCGCCCGCGACGGAATCGGACTTCGAGTCGGAACTGACCGAGTTCGAGTGA
- a CDS encoding DUF7532 family protein, producing the protein MHFDQRTQAALREVGLSREEVREASDLVSAAVDRDADRLREFFDRDVVYSDMEMAHSAGGINEHAVQFVDLFTHGSDLRGYLRFDTWGVPVEGGRVLSEDVVELSLGPTVHDRVRFARDEDVL; encoded by the coding sequence ATGCACTTCGATCAACGCACCCAGGCCGCGCTCCGGGAGGTCGGCCTCTCCCGCGAGGAGGTCCGGGAAGCCTCCGACCTCGTCTCGGCGGCCGTCGACCGCGACGCCGATCGCCTCCGGGAGTTCTTCGACCGCGACGTCGTCTACTCGGATATGGAGATGGCGCACAGCGCCGGCGGAATCAACGAGCACGCCGTGCAGTTCGTCGATCTGTTCACCCACGGCAGCGACCTCCGCGGCTACCTCCGGTTCGACACGTGGGGGGTTCCGGTCGAGGGCGGCCGCGTCCTCTCGGAAGACGTCGTCGAACTCTCGCTCGGACCGACGGTCCACGACAGAGTGCGGTTCGCCCGCGACGAGGACGTGCTGTGA
- a CDS encoding DUF402 domain-containing protein, protein MGGDGSSGNGEAAAGEEDGASDESPAGEAPTTPRVRVRGIYTTAVTRHLLDAGAEVVQASEPIRERFDADFGDGAHDVTVATTGDRQGVGVDGDPDAVAAVDAELRGIGRDTFAWDDPTPPGAVFAATVSETLGSGAVCDLGESEGFLPYRDAEDHLEAGDAVRVQVRESAPPWIDRRARLGTEIRADAGLATLVRDRDGVTVDTRDDAAGRELAGMTDLLSVDAPDGWGIEWSHAATRAEMSALEAALDRAAGRAEDLAAAVDGTDADETESPSERPTALATPAAGRWLWFGRESRFALDGARRAVTTTMPGHHRTKAASDSASAGVDLAEALWAAEGAAGPAGGVADDAAESDDGSDGPDFPFDVVTRQFGPVAGDTVEIRHGKPDGRAFSLGSGEVTDWGADGSLDVTRTLSGSGTYDGLGTRREAGDTALTKFREGRWWYPTVYRSAEGEHRGTYVNVCTPVECFPDEIRYVDLHVDVVKRPDGTVERVDDDELDAAVEEGNVPEAVAEKARAVAASLERALSE, encoded by the coding sequence ATGGGCGGCGACGGCAGCAGCGGGAACGGCGAAGCCGCCGCAGGCGAGGAAGACGGAGCGAGCGACGAGTCCCCCGCGGGCGAGGCGCCCACGACACCCCGCGTCCGGGTCCGCGGCATCTACACGACGGCCGTGACGCGACACCTCCTCGACGCGGGCGCCGAGGTCGTACAGGCGTCCGAACCGATCCGGGAGCGCTTCGACGCCGACTTCGGCGACGGGGCGCACGACGTCACCGTCGCGACGACTGGCGACCGCCAGGGCGTCGGCGTCGACGGCGACCCCGACGCCGTCGCGGCCGTCGACGCGGAACTCCGGGGCATCGGCCGCGACACCTTCGCGTGGGACGATCCGACCCCGCCGGGCGCGGTGTTCGCGGCGACCGTGAGCGAGACGCTCGGCTCCGGCGCGGTCTGCGACCTCGGGGAGAGCGAGGGCTTTCTTCCCTACCGCGACGCCGAGGATCACCTCGAAGCGGGCGACGCAGTCCGGGTGCAGGTCAGAGAGAGCGCCCCGCCGTGGATCGACCGCCGGGCGCGGCTCGGGACCGAGATCCGGGCCGACGCCGGACTCGCGACCCTCGTCCGCGATCGCGACGGCGTCACGGTCGACACCCGAGACGACGCCGCCGGCCGCGAACTCGCCGGGATGACCGACCTGCTCTCGGTCGACGCGCCGGACGGGTGGGGCATCGAGTGGTCCCACGCCGCCACCCGAGCCGAGATGAGCGCGCTCGAAGCCGCGCTCGACCGGGCCGCCGGACGCGCGGAGGATCTCGCCGCGGCGGTGGACGGGACCGATGCCGACGAAACGGAGTCGCCGTCGGAGCGACCAACCGCGCTCGCGACCCCCGCGGCGGGACGTTGGCTGTGGTTCGGCCGCGAGTCCCGATTCGCGCTCGACGGGGCCCGACGGGCGGTGACGACGACGATGCCGGGCCACCACCGCACGAAGGCCGCCAGCGACTCGGCGAGTGCCGGAGTCGACCTCGCGGAGGCGCTCTGGGCGGCGGAGGGGGCCGCCGGACCGGCTGGCGGCGTCGCTGACGATGCCGCGGAGTCGGACGACGGGAGCGACGGTCCCGACTTCCCGTTCGACGTCGTGACCCGGCAGTTCGGCCCCGTCGCGGGCGACACCGTCGAGATCAGACACGGGAAGCCGGACGGCCGCGCGTTCTCGCTCGGCAGCGGCGAGGTGACCGACTGGGGCGCCGACGGCTCGCTCGACGTGACGCGGACGCTCTCGGGCAGCGGCACGTACGACGGACTGGGGACCCGCCGGGAGGCGGGCGACACCGCCCTCACGAAGTTCCGCGAGGGCCGCTGGTGGTACCCGACCGTCTACCGGAGTGCCGAGGGCGAGCACCGCGGAACGTACGTCAACGTCTGTACGCCCGTCGAGTGTTTCCCCGACGAGATCAGGTACGTCGACCTCCACGTCGACGTCGTGAAGCGTCCCGACGGCACCGTCGAGCGGGTCGACGACGACGAACTCGACGCCGCGGTCGAGGAGGGAAACGTCCCCGAGGCCGTCGCCGAAAAGGCGCGGGCGGTGGCCGCGAGCCTCGAACGCGCGCTCTCGGAGTGA
- a CDS encoding translation initiation factor IF-2 subunit gamma, whose product MTQQTQQPEVNIGLVGHVDHGKTTLVQALSGSWTDQHSEEMKRGISIRLGYADATFRKLPNVDPPECYTVEETGPDGEETEVLRTVSFVDAPGHETLMATMLSGAAIMDGAVLVVSATEDVPQAQTEEHLMALDIIGIDNIVIAQNKIDLVDRERAVESYEQIQEFVEGTVAEDAPIVPVSAQQEVNIDLLIDAIEREIPTPERDESESPRLFAARSFDINRPGTTWEDLKGGVVGGSVVQGKLATGQELELRPGREVEEGGSSEWEPITTEIRSLQAGGQSVEEVRPGGLCGIGTGLDPSLTKGDALAGQVAGEPGTLPPTREEFTMDVELLDRIVGEDEGSVEEISTGEPLMLTVGTATTVGAVTSARTGEAEVSLKRPVCAESGAKIAINRRVGARWRLIGIGTLQ is encoded by the coding sequence GTGACACAACAAACACAACAACCGGAGGTGAACATCGGACTCGTCGGGCACGTCGACCACGGGAAGACGACGCTCGTGCAGGCGCTGTCCGGATCGTGGACGGATCAGCACTCCGAGGAAATGAAGCGCGGCATCTCTATCCGACTCGGCTACGCTGACGCCACGTTCCGGAAGCTCCCCAACGTCGACCCGCCGGAGTGCTACACGGTCGAGGAGACCGGGCCGGACGGCGAGGAGACCGAGGTGCTGCGGACGGTCTCGTTCGTCGACGCCCCGGGCCACGAGACGCTGATGGCGACGATGCTGTCGGGCGCGGCCATCATGGACGGCGCGGTCCTCGTCGTGAGCGCGACCGAGGACGTCCCCCAGGCCCAGACCGAAGAGCACCTGATGGCGCTGGACATCATCGGCATCGACAACATCGTCATCGCGCAGAACAAGATCGACCTGGTCGACCGCGAGCGCGCGGTCGAATCCTACGAGCAGATCCAGGAGTTCGTCGAGGGCACCGTCGCCGAGGACGCGCCGATCGTCCCCGTCAGCGCCCAGCAGGAGGTCAACATCGACCTCCTGATCGACGCCATCGAGCGGGAGATTCCGACGCCCGAACGCGACGAAAGCGAATCGCCGCGGCTGTTCGCGGCCCGCTCGTTCGACATCAACCGCCCCGGGACCACCTGGGAAGACCTCAAGGGCGGCGTCGTCGGCGGGTCGGTCGTGCAGGGCAAACTCGCCACCGGCCAGGAACTCGAACTCCGCCCCGGCCGCGAGGTCGAGGAGGGCGGTTCCTCGGAGTGGGAGCCGATCACGACTGAGATCCGGTCGCTGCAGGCCGGCGGCCAGTCCGTCGAGGAAGTCCGGCCGGGCGGCCTCTGCGGGATCGGCACGGGACTCGACCCGAGCCTCACGAAGGGCGACGCGCTTGCCGGACAGGTCGCGGGCGAGCCCGGGACCCTCCCGCCGACGCGCGAGGAGTTCACGATGGACGTCGAACTCCTCGACCGGATCGTCGGCGAGGACGAGGGAAGCGTCGAGGAGATCTCGACCGGCGAACCGCTGATGCTCACTGTCGGGACCGCGACGACCGTCGGCGCGGTCACGAGCGCTCGGACGGGCGAGGCCGAGGTGTCGCTGAAGCGCCCCGTCTGCGCCGAGTCGGGCGCGAAGATCGCCATCAACCGCCGGGTCGGCGCGCGGTGGCGGCTCATCGGCATCGGGACGCTGCAGTGA
- a CDS encoding PIN domain-containing protein: MTTVILDTNALMMPVELDVRVFEELDRLVGADADLVVPRAVVAELEKLAEEGSGVEATAANVGRDLVSRCRVVETGVSYADDAVVELADTEGGYVLTNDRPLRDRLLERGVRVIGLRGRNTLEITEP, encoded by the coding sequence ATGACGACGGTGATACTGGACACGAACGCGCTGATGATGCCGGTCGAACTCGACGTGCGGGTCTTCGAGGAACTCGACCGCCTCGTCGGCGCGGACGCTGACCTCGTCGTCCCCCGCGCCGTCGTCGCCGAGCTGGAGAAGCTCGCCGAGGAGGGCAGCGGCGTCGAGGCGACAGCCGCGAACGTGGGCCGGGACCTCGTCTCGCGGTGTCGCGTCGTCGAGACCGGCGTCTCCTACGCCGACGACGCGGTGGTCGAACTCGCCGACACCGAGGGCGGATACGTCCTCACCAACGACAGGCCGCTCCGCGACCGGTTGCTCGAACGCGGCGTTCGCGTAATCGGTTTAAGGGGTCGAAACACATTGGAGATAACAGAACCATAA
- a CDS encoding DNA-directed RNA polymerase — translation MYKRVRLKDTVEVPPKHLADVTPQRVKRLLQDKLEGRMDEDVGSVVSVVDVHDIGEGTVLPGRAGVYYEAEFDAITFDPSMQEVVDGEVVEVVEFGAFVGIGPVDGLLHVSQISDEYLAYDGENQQLASTESNRTLSVGDSVRVRVVTKSIDERNPRDSKIGLTAKQPGLGKHGWLEADRQANTATTGAEGE, via the coding sequence ATGTACAAACGGGTACGACTCAAAGACACAGTCGAGGTACCGCCGAAGCACCTCGCGGACGTGACGCCACAGCGGGTCAAGCGGCTCCTGCAGGACAAACTAGAAGGACGGATGGACGAGGACGTCGGCAGCGTCGTCAGCGTCGTCGACGTACACGACATCGGCGAGGGGACAGTGCTCCCCGGCCGCGCCGGCGTCTACTACGAGGCGGAGTTCGACGCGATCACGTTCGACCCCTCGATGCAGGAGGTCGTCGACGGCGAGGTCGTCGAAGTCGTGGAGTTCGGCGCCTTCGTCGGCATCGGCCCGGTCGACGGGCTGCTGCACGTCTCACAGATCTCCGACGAATACCTCGCCTACGACGGCGAGAATCAGCAGTTGGCGTCGACGGAGTCGAACCGGACGCTGAGCGTCGGCGACTCCGTCCGCGTGCGCGTCGTGACGAAGAGCATCGACGAGCGCAACCCGCGCGACTCGAAGATCGGCCTGACCGCCAAACAGCCGGGGCTCGGCAAGCACGGCTGGCTGGAAGCCGACCGCCAGGCGAACACCGCGACGACCGGAGCGGAGGGCGAGTAG
- the spt4 gene encoding transcription elongation factor subunit Spt4 has protein sequence MAESRLACRECHYINHGDAQACENCGSSSLTEDWAGYVVITHPERSEIADEMNVNEPGGYALKVR, from the coding sequence ATGGCCGAATCCCGTCTCGCCTGCCGGGAGTGTCACTACATCAATCACGGCGACGCGCAGGCGTGTGAGAACTGCGGCTCCAGCAGTCTCACCGAGGACTGGGCGGGCTACGTCGTCATCACGCACCCCGAGCGATCGGAGATCGCCGACGAGATGAACGTCAACGAGCCGGGCGGCTACGCGCTGAAGGTCCGCTGA
- a CDS encoding GTP-dependent dephospho-CoA kinase family protein produces MLTLPDDLRGSFKDPFGPVYTDAAALLADAGRPVIAVGDVVTYHLRQAGHAPSVALVDGKTKREAVDAEIREALSDPEHRRDVESPPGALSESLLSALAEAVAAADPITIVVDGEEDLAALPAVLAAPLGATVVYGQPDEGMVRVDVTEDAKAEMRSLLEEMDGDVASALAILGVDATEESR; encoded by the coding sequence ATGCTCACGCTCCCAGACGACTTGCGAGGCTCGTTCAAGGACCCCTTCGGTCCCGTCTACACCGACGCAGCGGCGCTGCTCGCCGACGCCGGCCGCCCCGTGATCGCCGTCGGCGACGTCGTCACGTATCACCTGCGGCAGGCGGGTCACGCGCCGTCGGTCGCGCTCGTCGACGGGAAGACGAAGCGCGAGGCGGTCGACGCGGAGATCCGCGAGGCGCTGTCGGATCCCGAGCACAGGCGCGACGTCGAGAGTCCACCCGGCGCGCTCTCGGAGTCGCTTCTGTCCGCGCTCGCCGAGGCCGTCGCCGCCGCTGATCCGATCACGATCGTCGTCGACGGCGAGGAGGACCTCGCCGCGTTGCCGGCGGTGCTCGCCGCCCCGCTGGGCGCGACGGTCGTCTACGGCCAGCCCGACGAGGGGATGGTCCGCGTCGACGTCACCGAGGACGCGAAGGCCGAGATGCGGTCGCTGCTGGAGGAGATGGACGGCGACGTCGCGAGCGCGCTGGCGATCCTCGGCGTCGACGCGACCGAGGAGTCCCGCTGA
- a CDS encoding 30S ribosomal protein S24e yields MEIDIISEDENPMLHRTDVRFEIVHDDATPSRLSVRDSLAAKLNKDSAEVVVHELDTKFGMRKTVGYAKVYESPDFARDIEQDYMLDRNKIEAEEGGEAEAEEA; encoded by the coding sequence ATGGAAATCGACATTATCTCCGAGGACGAGAATCCGATGTTGCATCGGACCGACGTCCGGTTCGAGATCGTTCACGACGACGCGACGCCCTCGCGGCTCTCCGTTCGCGACAGCCTCGCCGCGAAACTGAACAAGGATTCGGCGGAAGTCGTCGTCCACGAACTCGACACGAAGTTCGGAATGCGAAAGACCGTCGGCTACGCGAAGGTCTACGAGTCGCCGGACTTCGCCCGCGACATCGAGCAGGACTACATGCTCGATCGGAACAAGATCGAGGCCGAGGAAGGCGGCGAAGCGGAAGCCGAAGAGGCCTGA
- a CDS encoding bifunctional N(6)-L-threonylcarbamoyladenine synthase/serine/threonine protein kinase yields the protein MRIVGIEGTAWAASAALYDTETDEVVIESDPYEPESGGIHPREAAEHMGSAIPEVVSAILDHAATTPGESADGLGVDAVAFSRGPGLGPCLRIVGTAARALAQTLSVPLVGVNHMVAHLEIGRHRSGFESPVCLNASGANAHLLGYHDGRYRILGETMDTGVGNAIDKFTRHLGWSHPGGPKVEARAKAGEYHDLPYVVKGMDFSFSGIMSAAKDAVDDGVPVEDVCAGLQETIFAMLTEVSERALSLTGTDELVLGGGVGQNARLREMLASMCEQRGADFYAPEPRFLRDNAGMIAVLGAKMYAVGDTIDVPDSAVDPNFRPDEVAVTWRGDDESVVRDPTASGTIRGAEATVTIEDDRVIKRRVPKAYRHPALDDRLRAERTRAEARLTSAARRVGVPTPVVYDVDPTEGTLVFQRVGDDDLAAALSADRCRAVGRHLATVHGAGFVHGDPTTRNVRVDAERTYLIDFGLGYHTGHVEDHAMDLHVFKQSVAGTAADAEPLLDAVEAGYAAVGDETVRTRLREIEGRGRYQ from the coding sequence ATGCGAATCGTCGGAATCGAAGGGACCGCCTGGGCCGCCAGCGCCGCGCTCTACGACACCGAAACCGACGAGGTCGTCATCGAATCCGATCCCTACGAACCCGAGAGCGGCGGCATTCACCCGCGTGAAGCGGCCGAGCATATGGGATCGGCGATCCCCGAAGTCGTCTCGGCGATTCTCGATCACGCGGCGACGACTCCCGGTGAGAGCGCGGACGGCCTCGGCGTCGACGCCGTCGCGTTCTCACGCGGTCCCGGGCTCGGCCCGTGCCTCCGTATCGTCGGCACCGCGGCGCGGGCGCTGGCGCAGACGCTGTCGGTGCCGCTCGTCGGTGTCAACCACATGGTGGCGCACCTGGAGATCGGTCGCCACCGATCGGGGTTCGAGTCGCCGGTCTGTCTGAACGCCTCGGGCGCGAACGCGCACCTGTTGGGCTATCACGACGGCCGCTACCGGATTCTGGGCGAGACGATGGACACCGGCGTTGGGAATGCAATAGACAAGTTCACGCGGCACCTCGGCTGGTCTCACCCCGGCGGCCCGAAGGTCGAAGCGCGAGCGAAGGCGGGCGAGTACCACGACCTTCCCTACGTCGTAAAGGGGATGGACTTCTCCTTCTCCGGGATTATGTCGGCGGCGAAGGACGCCGTCGACGACGGCGTGCCCGTCGAGGACGTCTGCGCCGGCCTCCAAGAGACGATCTTCGCGATGCTGACGGAGGTCTCCGAACGGGCGCTGTCGCTGACGGGGACCGACGAACTCGTCCTCGGCGGCGGCGTCGGCCAGAACGCGCGCCTCAGGGAGATGCTCGCGTCGATGTGCGAGCAGCGCGGCGCGGACTTTTACGCGCCGGAACCGCGGTTCCTCCGCGACAACGCCGGGATGATCGCGGTCCTGGGCGCGAAGATGTACGCCGTCGGCGACACGATCGACGTGCCGGACTCCGCGGTCGACCCGAACTTCCGACCCGACGAGGTCGCGGTGACCTGGCGCGGCGACGACGAGTCAGTCGTCCGCGATCCGACGGCCTCGGGAACGATTCGCGGTGCGGAGGCGACCGTGACGATCGAGGACGACCGCGTGATCAAGCGGCGCGTCCCGAAGGCGTACCGGCATCCGGCGCTCGACGACCGCCTGCGCGCCGAGCGCACGCGGGCGGAGGCGCGGCTCACGAGCGCCGCGCGTCGCGTCGGCGTCCCGACGCCCGTCGTCTACGACGTCGACCCGACGGAGGGGACGCTCGTCTTCCAGCGCGTCGGCGACGACGACCTCGCCGCGGCGCTCTCGGCGGACCGGTGCCGGGCGGTCGGACGACACCTCGCGACCGTCCACGGCGCCGGCTTCGTCCACGGCGATCCCACGACCCGGAACGTCCGCGTCGACGCCGAGCGGACGTACCTCATCGACTTCGGCCTCGGCTACCACACCGGCCACGTCGAGGACCACGCGATGGATCTCCACGTGTTCAAGCAGAGCGTCGCCGGAACCGCCGCCGACGCGGAGCCGTTGCTCGACGCCGTCGAGGCGGGGTACGCCGCCGTCGGCGACGAGACGGTCCGGACGCGACTCCGGGAGATCGAGGGACGCGGACGGTACCAGTGA
- a CDS encoding DUF5808 domain-containing protein gives MADKPKQGEILGIPYNFERPSIGRMLASYWKPGEGMLVKKPFGIGYTLNLANWRSWVALLVVGGLLWQEQKSRSGEGDLDADEDDDGPVEVIVD, from the coding sequence ATGGCAGACAAACCGAAGCAGGGAGAGATCCTCGGGATTCCGTACAACTTCGAGCGGCCGTCGATCGGTCGGATGCTCGCGTCGTACTGGAAGCCCGGCGAGGGAATGCTCGTGAAGAAGCCCTTCGGCATCGGCTACACGCTGAACCTCGCGAACTGGCGCTCCTGGGTCGCCCTCCTCGTGGTCGGCGGTCTCCTCTGGCAGGAGCAGAAGTCCCGGAGCGGCGAGGGCGACCTCGACGCCGACGAGGACGACGACGGGCCGGTCGAAGTTATCGTCGACTGA